Proteins from a single region of Chryseobacterium sp. W4I1:
- a CDS encoding NADP-dependent isocitrate dehydrogenase, whose amino-acid sequence MSDKSKIYYTLTDEAPMLATHSFLPIVKAFTKSANIEIAVPDISLAGRILANFPEFLKDDQKIGDALAQLGQLATQPDANIIKLPNISASAPQLDAAIAELQSKGFAIPNYPAEPKNDEEKAIKAKYAKVLGSAVNPVLREGNSDRRAPKAVKNYAKANPHRMGDWASDSKTDVAHMDNGDFYGTETSTTLENAAQYKIVFKGDDGAETLLKDFAGLQAGEVIDSSVMNLNALKAFVQQAIDEAKSRNVLLSAHLKATMMKISDPIIFGAIVETFFKDVFSKYADTFKSLDVNSNNGLADLFDKIKGNAQEAEIKADIETALANGPRVAMVNSDKGITNFHVPSDIIVDASMAALVRGGGKMWNKEGKEEDTVCIIPDRSYAGFYQSVIDDMKAHGKLDPTTMGSVPNVGLMAQKAEEYGSHDKTFQASADGTIEVQDENGNILLSQKVETGDIFRMCQTKDAPIQDWVKLAVNRARLSDTPAIFWLDKGRAHDREMIKKVEKYLADHDTNGLDIKILDVKDAMTETLKRAREGKDTISVSGNVLRDYLTDLFPILELGTSAKMLSIVPLMNGGGLFETGAGGSAPKHVEQFLEEGYLRWDSLGEFLALQASLEHLAQTQGNTKAQVLADALDEANAKFLATDKSPARKVGQIDNRGSHFYLAMYWAEALANQTADAELAARFAPVAQDLQESEAVINEELISAQGKPQNIEGYYKTDTYKTYAAMRPSTVLNEIIDGI is encoded by the coding sequence ATGTCAGACAAATCAAAAATCTATTACACCCTTACGGATGAGGCTCCAATGTTGGCAACACACTCGTTTTTACCTATTGTAAAAGCTTTTACAAAATCAGCAAACATTGAGATTGCCGTTCCGGATATTTCTTTGGCAGGAAGAATTCTAGCTAACTTCCCTGAGTTTTTGAAAGATGACCAGAAGATAGGTGATGCCCTGGCTCAATTAGGTCAATTGGCAACTCAACCTGATGCGAACATTATCAAATTACCCAATATCTCAGCTTCTGCACCTCAATTAGATGCTGCAATCGCAGAACTACAGTCTAAAGGTTTCGCAATTCCTAATTATCCTGCAGAACCTAAGAATGATGAAGAAAAAGCAATCAAAGCTAAATATGCCAAAGTTTTGGGAAGTGCAGTGAACCCTGTACTTAGAGAAGGAAATTCTGACAGACGTGCTCCAAAAGCAGTTAAAAATTACGCAAAAGCAAACCCTCACAGAATGGGTGACTGGGCTTCTGACAGCAAAACCGATGTTGCCCACATGGACAACGGAGATTTCTACGGAACTGAAACGTCTACCACTCTTGAGAATGCTGCACAATATAAAATCGTTTTCAAAGGGGATGATGGCGCTGAAACTTTATTGAAGGATTTCGCAGGTCTTCAGGCCGGAGAAGTGATTGATTCTTCTGTAATGAATTTAAATGCATTGAAAGCATTTGTTCAGCAGGCTATCGATGAGGCTAAAAGCAGAAACGTACTTCTTTCTGCTCATCTGAAAGCTACAATGATGAAGATCTCTGACCCAATCATTTTCGGGGCTATTGTAGAGACTTTCTTTAAAGATGTATTTTCAAAATATGCTGACACGTTCAAATCTTTAGACGTTAATTCAAATAATGGTCTTGCTGACCTTTTTGATAAGATTAAAGGGAATGCTCAGGAAGCGGAGATCAAAGCTGATATTGAAACTGCTCTGGCAAACGGACCAAGAGTAGCGATGGTAAATTCTGACAAAGGAATTACCAACTTCCACGTTCCTTCCGACATTATCGTCGATGCATCTATGGCTGCCCTTGTAAGAGGCGGAGGTAAAATGTGGAACAAAGAAGGAAAGGAAGAAGATACGGTATGTATTATTCCTGACCGTTCTTATGCAGGTTTCTACCAGTCTGTTATTGATGACATGAAAGCTCACGGAAAATTAGATCCTACAACAATGGGTTCTGTTCCGAACGTAGGTTTAATGGCTCAAAAAGCTGAAGAATATGGATCTCACGACAAAACTTTCCAGGCGTCAGCTGATGGAACCATTGAAGTTCAGGACGAAAACGGAAATATTCTTCTTTCTCAAAAAGTTGAAACAGGAGATATTTTCAGAATGTGCCAGACTAAAGATGCCCCTATCCAGGACTGGGTAAAATTAGCGGTAAACAGAGCAAGGCTTTCTGATACACCGGCTATTTTCTGGTTAGACAAAGGAAGAGCTCACGATAGAGAAATGATCAAAAAGGTTGAAAAATATCTTGCAGATCACGATACAAACGGTCTTGACATTAAAATTCTTGATGTAAAGGACGCCATGACTGAAACGCTGAAAAGAGCCAGAGAAGGAAAAGATACGATCTCTGTTTCAGGAAACGTATTGAGAGATTATTTAACCGATCTTTTCCCAATCCTTGAATTAGGAACTTCTGCAAAAATGCTTTCCATTGTTCCATTAATGAACGGAGGAGGTTTATTTGAAACAGGTGCAGGAGGTTCTGCTCCAAAACACGTTGAACAGTTCCTGGAAGAAGGTTACTTAAGATGGGATTCTCTTGGTGAATTCTTAGCACTTCAGGCTTCTTTAGAGCATTTAGCTCAGACTCAGGGAAATACTAAAGCTCAGGTTTTAGCTGATGCACTAGACGAAGCGAATGCTAAATTCTTAGCTACTGATAAATCTCCTGCAAGAAAAGTGGGACAAATTGATAACAGAGGTTCTCATTTCTATTTAGCAATGTATTGGGCTGAAGCTTTGGCTAACCAGACTGCAGATGCTGAATTAGCCGCTCGTTTTGCCCCGGTTGCTCAAGACCTGCAGGAAAGCGAAGCTGTAATTAATGAAGAATTAATCAGTGCTCAGGGTAAGCCTCAAAACATTGAAGGTTACTACAAAACAGATACGTATAAAACGTATGCTGCGATGAGACCAAGCACTGTTTTAAATGAAATTATTGACGGAATTTAA
- a CDS encoding helix-turn-helix domain-containing protein, with amino-acid sequence MISFNFAAMERDQTEELRALQDTLYFIGGKWRIPVINSICNGNRRFREIERSIPGITTRMLSKELKDMELNKLVKRNVYPETPVLIEYEPTEYCRTFGNIITEMINWGREHRRVIVKG; translated from the coding sequence ATGATATCATTTAACTTTGCAGCTATGGAAAGAGACCAGACCGAAGAATTAAGAGCCCTGCAGGACACTCTCTATTTTATTGGAGGAAAGTGGAGAATTCCTGTCATCAATTCAATCTGTAACGGCAACAGACGTTTCCGTGAAATTGAACGGAGTATCCCGGGAATTACCACAAGGATGCTTTCAAAGGAACTAAAAGATATGGAGCTGAATAAGCTGGTAAAAAGAAATGTATATCCTGAAACTCCGGTTTTGATAGAATATGAGCCTACCGAATACTGCAGAACATTTGGAAATATAATTACTGAAATGATCAACTGGGGCAGGGAGCATAGGAGAGTAATTGTGAAGGGGTAG
- a CDS encoding SDR family oxidoreductase, whose protein sequence is MKKFSNKLAIVTGGNSGIGYATAKELIAEGAQVIITGRRSEAVEKAANELGAIPFVADQGKLEDINNLTAEVENRFGKVDILFINAGITGTLGSIEDMSPENFDNVMNINFRGAYFTLSKFIPLLNDEASVIFLSSNVATTYKPNSSVYQASKAALNSIAKTAAAELAPRKIRVNILSPGPTKTEIMTKAGLDEATLSSLDEWLTDLIPLKKMGTAQDIAKLVVYLSDHNVASFMTGTEIIVDGGMVL, encoded by the coding sequence ATGAAAAAATTCAGTAACAAACTAGCCATTGTAACAGGCGGTAACAGTGGAATAGGATATGCAACAGCAAAAGAGCTTATTGCAGAAGGAGCTCAGGTAATTATTACAGGTAGAAGAAGCGAAGCAGTGGAAAAAGCAGCTAACGAGCTCGGCGCAATTCCGTTTGTGGCAGATCAGGGAAAGCTTGAAGACATAAACAATTTAACAGCAGAAGTTGAAAACCGATTCGGAAAAGTTGATATTTTATTCATTAATGCCGGAATTACCGGAACTTTAGGTTCCATTGAAGATATGAGTCCTGAAAATTTCGATAATGTAATGAATATTAATTTCAGGGGAGCATATTTTACCTTGAGCAAATTCATACCGCTATTGAATGACGAAGCATCTGTGATATTTTTATCTTCCAACGTTGCTACAACCTACAAACCAAACAGCTCAGTATATCAGGCAAGTAAAGCAGCACTTAATTCAATTGCAAAAACTGCAGCAGCAGAATTGGCTCCGAGAAAAATCAGAGTGAATATACTAAGTCCTGGACCTACAAAAACAGAAATTATGACAAAAGCTGGTTTGGACGAAGCTACTTTAAGCAGCCTTGATGAATGGCTGACCGACTTAATTCCACTTAAGAAAATGGGAACTGCCCAAGATATAGCAAAACTTGTAGTTTATTTGTCAGATCACAATGTTGCCAGCTTTATGACTGGTACTGAAATTATTGTAGACGGAGGAATGGTATTGTAA
- a CDS encoding heme-binding domain-containing protein: MDSVKKKITVKPIAIIFLVVLSLFAVLQFFNKPREGKPVVKKIEAPREVLAILENSCFNCHSNEQNLKWYDKIAPISWAVNKDIARAKEVLNFSEWNYSAAEHQGKMYAILNMMQSGKMPLHEYTLLHPSAKINAKDIETIKKYTLSLSGVASGKKEVKNAQQNIEIIHSNPPSSKFPVSPNGITYNDDFKNWKVISMSTLFDHSIRVIYGNDIAVKAVETENFHPWPDGSVIVKSVWKQQKLPDGEVRAGEFINAQFMVKDAKKYTDTEGWGFAKFSGNDLHPTGKTASFAKESCIACHRQLAEKTGYLFDVPMKINTERLIKNLEK; encoded by the coding sequence ATGGACTCAGTAAAGAAAAAAATAACAGTTAAACCCATTGCCATTATATTTTTGGTAGTTTTGAGCCTTTTTGCAGTCTTGCAGTTTTTCAACAAACCCCGGGAAGGAAAACCTGTCGTAAAAAAAATTGAAGCCCCCCGTGAAGTGCTTGCCATCTTGGAAAACTCTTGCTTTAACTGTCATTCCAATGAACAGAATTTAAAATGGTATGACAAGATCGCCCCCATTTCCTGGGCGGTAAACAAAGATATAGCAAGAGCTAAAGAAGTTTTAAACTTTTCAGAATGGAACTATTCTGCAGCTGAGCATCAGGGGAAAATGTATGCTATTTTAAACATGATGCAAAGCGGAAAAATGCCGTTGCATGAGTATACTCTGCTGCATCCGTCAGCAAAAATCAATGCAAAAGATATTGAAACAATTAAAAAATATACGCTTTCATTATCAGGCGTAGCTTCAGGTAAAAAAGAAGTAAAGAATGCACAGCAGAATATAGAAATCATCCACAGCAACCCGCCTTCCTCAAAATTCCCTGTCTCTCCCAACGGAATTACATATAATGATGATTTTAAAAACTGGAAGGTCATCAGCATGAGTACGCTTTTCGATCACTCCATCAGGGTCATTTATGGAAATGACATTGCAGTGAAAGCGGTTGAAACGGAGAATTTTCATCCATGGCCGGACGGAAGTGTCATTGTAAAATCCGTTTGGAAACAGCAGAAACTTCCGGATGGTGAAGTGAGAGCCGGAGAATTCATCAATGCTCAGTTTATGGTCAAGGATGCAAAAAAATATACAGATACCGAAGGTTGGGGATTTGCAAAATTCTCAGGAAATGACCTTCATCCAACAGGAAAAACAGCATCATTTGCCAAAGAGTCATGCATTGCCTGTCACCGTCAGCTCGCTGAAAAAACAGGATATTTATTTGATGTTCCTATGAAAATCAATACCGAAAGACTAATCAAAAACCTTGAGAAATAA